In Alicyclobacillus macrosporangiidus CPP55, a single window of DNA contains:
- the ribF gene encoding riboflavin biosynthesis protein RibF produces the protein MECIVVSGRPPKSDRTQVLAIGKFDGVHIGHQAILHEAQRHRNGALLSVMSIWPHPAWVFAQKPGYDRSLTPLPEKIRILAGFGVQRLYDVQFSKAYARTPAEVFVQEHLASLRLQRVVVGFDFHFGQGGRADASDLARMCAEMGIPVSIVQPVEAGGVKVSSSRIRELLARGRVEAAEALLGRPYSVTGTVVHGDAIGRTIGFPTANLDGLDAYVLPAPGVYAVAVEVLGEPSGVVHWFGVLNAGYRPTVDGRRYRMEVHLLDFAGDLYGRELRVSFLRKVRDEQKFPDLDALKAQIERDVAFARQVLGASE, from the coding sequence ATGGAGTGCATCGTCGTCTCGGGACGGCCGCCCAAGAGCGATCGGACGCAGGTTCTGGCGATCGGCAAGTTCGACGGGGTCCACATCGGGCACCAGGCGATCTTGCACGAGGCTCAGCGGCACCGCAACGGGGCTCTGCTCTCCGTGATGAGCATCTGGCCGCATCCCGCGTGGGTGTTCGCGCAAAAACCGGGATACGACCGGAGCTTGACGCCGCTGCCGGAAAAGATTCGGATCCTGGCGGGATTTGGTGTGCAGCGGCTGTACGATGTGCAGTTTTCGAAGGCGTACGCCCGGACGCCGGCGGAGGTGTTCGTCCAGGAGCATTTGGCGTCGCTCCGGCTGCAGCGGGTGGTGGTCGGTTTTGATTTTCACTTCGGTCAGGGAGGGCGCGCGGATGCGTCGGACCTGGCCCGGATGTGCGCCGAGATGGGCATTCCGGTCAGCATCGTGCAGCCGGTGGAGGCCGGCGGGGTGAAGGTCAGCAGCTCTCGTATCCGGGAGTTGTTGGCGCGCGGGCGCGTCGAAGCGGCGGAAGCGTTGCTCGGCCGTCCGTACAGCGTCACCGGGACGGTGGTCCACGGCGACGCCATCGGCCGGACCATCGGATTCCCGACGGCCAATCTGGACGGATTGGATGCTTACGTGTTGCCGGCGCCCGGCGTCTATGCCGTGGCCGTCGAAGTGTTAGGGGAGCCGTCGGGTGTCGTGCACTGGTTCGGGGTCCTCAACGCCGGCTACCGGCCCACGGTCGACGGGCGAAGGTACCGAATGGAGGTCCATCTGCTCGACTTCGCGGGAGACCTCTACGGACGCGAGCTGCGCGTATCCTTCCTGCGCAAGGTTCGGGACGAGCAGAAATTCCCCGATTTGGATGCACTGAAGGCCCAGATTGAGCGGGACGTGGCGTTTGCACGGCAGGTGCTCGGCGCCTCCGAATGA
- a CDS encoding DHH family phosphoesterase, whose amino-acid sequence MNGSDTARGSQSWDPAPRRGEELIRVAEAVRQADDWLIVTHERPDGDAVGSALAMAHVLSALGKSWRFVVEEPLPKRFSFLPLFSLAYPISSGIDRQFQNVVAVDCADRGRFESLWGFIADDARIVNIDHHQTNPRYGSAWLVDEQAAATCELIYHVARQLHIPLTAHLATCLYTGILTDTGGFSLPNTTREVHQIAAELVAAGVRPYDVAEPALESRTWPQMRLIQMALNNLTVSEDGRYAILYVTEGMLEGAGCTDDDTQVLVNFPRSIDTVEVAALFREIGGGRVKVSLRSKRTVDVSRIAQHWGGGGHVRAAACVLTCDLPEAIDQVCARIEQALAEA is encoded by the coding sequence ATGAACGGCAGCGACACGGCCCGCGGGTCTCAGTCTTGGGATCCAGCGCCTCGCCGCGGAGAGGAACTGATCCGGGTGGCCGAGGCCGTCCGCCAGGCGGACGACTGGTTGATTGTCACGCACGAGCGGCCGGATGGCGATGCCGTCGGGAGCGCCCTCGCCATGGCGCACGTGCTCAGCGCCCTGGGGAAGTCGTGGCGGTTCGTGGTGGAGGAGCCACTGCCGAAACGATTCTCGTTTTTGCCGCTGTTCTCTTTGGCCTATCCGATTTCCAGCGGGATCGACCGGCAGTTTCAAAACGTGGTCGCTGTCGATTGTGCGGACCGCGGCCGGTTTGAGAGCCTGTGGGGCTTTATCGCGGACGACGCGCGCATCGTGAACATCGACCATCACCAGACGAATCCCCGCTATGGCTCAGCCTGGTTGGTCGACGAGCAGGCGGCGGCGACGTGCGAGCTCATCTATCACGTCGCGCGCCAGCTGCACATCCCATTGACGGCTCATCTGGCGACGTGCCTGTACACCGGCATCTTGACCGACACCGGCGGCTTTTCCCTGCCCAATACGACGCGCGAGGTGCACCAGATCGCGGCCGAACTGGTGGCGGCGGGCGTGCGCCCGTACGACGTGGCCGAGCCGGCACTGGAATCCAGGACCTGGCCGCAGATGCGGCTCATCCAGATGGCCCTCAACAACCTGACCGTGTCGGAGGACGGGCGCTACGCCATCCTGTACGTGACGGAAGGGATGTTGGAAGGGGCCGGGTGCACGGATGACGACACGCAGGTGTTGGTGAACTTTCCGCGCAGCATCGACACGGTCGAGGTGGCGGCGCTGTTCCGCGAGATCGGGGGCGGTCGGGTGAAGGTGTCCCTGCGCTCCAAGCGGACGGTGGACGTCTCCCGGATCGCCCAACACTGGGGGGGCGGCGGCCACGTGAGGGCGGCGGCCTGCGTGCTGACTTGTGATCTCCCGGAGGCCATCGATCAGGTGTGCGCCCGCATCGAACAGGCGCTGGCGGAGGCGTGA
- the rpsO gene encoding 30S ribosomal protein S15 has protein sequence MLTQEDKKQIVEKYRLHESDTGSPEVQIAILTERINQLTEHFRVHKKDHHSKRGLYKMIGRRAHLLNYLRKKDINRYRQLIQSLGLRK, from the coding sequence GTGCTGACCCAAGAGGACAAGAAGCAGATCGTCGAGAAGTACCGCTTGCACGAATCGGACACCGGCTCGCCGGAAGTCCAGATCGCCATTCTGACCGAACGAATCAACCAACTTACCGAGCACTTCCGTGTCCACAAGAAGGACCATCACTCGAAGCGCGGCCTGTACAAGATGATCGGCCGCCGCGCGCACCTGTTGAACTACCTGCGAAAGAAGGACATCAACCGCTACCGGCAGTTGATCCAGTCGCTCGGTCTTCGCAAGTAA
- the rbfA gene encoding 30S ribosome-binding factor RbfA, giving the protein MSRIRAQRVAEQMKKEIAELMRTELKDPRIGFATITRVEVAGDLQHAKVFVSVFGDADAKQGTIDALSRAAGFLRGEVARRLRMRVAPELVFRLDESGEYSAHIETVIRQLHNTSKPASVDTPEEDRS; this is encoded by the coding sequence ATGTCCCGGATCCGCGCGCAGCGCGTGGCGGAGCAGATGAAAAAGGAGATTGCGGAACTGATGCGCACTGAGCTCAAGGATCCGCGCATCGGTTTTGCCACCATCACCCGTGTCGAGGTGGCGGGGGATCTGCAGCACGCCAAGGTATTTGTCAGCGTGTTCGGCGATGCGGACGCCAAGCAAGGCACCATCGATGCGCTCTCACGCGCCGCCGGGTTCCTCCGCGGGGAGGTCGCGCGGCGCCTGCGCATGCGTGTGGCGCCGGAGCTGGTCTTCCGACTGGATGAGTCGGGGGAGTACAGCGCGCACATCGAGACGGTGATCCGTCAGTTGCACAACACGTCTAAACCGGCGTCGGTGGACACGCCTGAGGAGGATCGCTCATGA
- the infB gene encoding translation initiation factor IF-2, with product MSSKEILTILNRLDVPVANHMSVMDDDMVKKVEQFFADVKQRAAQRHATEMERELREKQRARERAARLEQQRQEQQARAEAQYRNGGWRDGARKSGQDTATGTQAPARPGRPDADRSNGRAAAAGAGAAAEPAGRPSAPAGAAPVSAASVPADRGDRPAGGVAASRMDAGRMGDTRAQTGVRPGLERADRPGQDRNGRGSDRNGGDRGGRAHERNGGDRGGHDRPAQDRGGYDRAARPASAGGRSAVQGGSAGSDRGPRGGYDRDRGSGGRPAGRGPNGGAGGSGGDRGPRGGFGGPGGDRGRGGRSGSFVEGRDRGARGGFGGGFGGARGGGRPGGFGGGAGRGPAAVAQKPVSPASKAKEKERERGHKDFDRDRKERFNEEKLVQRSGGRRRAGSNGRADVPSQVTVEGPMTVGEFAKLLHREASEIIKKLLFLGVMATINQQIDTDAMELIADEYGVELVVKEPVDEEALDMLVEADNPEDLVPRPPVVTIMGHVDHGKTTLLDAIRKSRVVATEAGGITQHIGAYQVEVGGRKITFLDTPGHEAFTTMRARGAQVTDITILVVAADDGVMPQTVEAINHAKAANVPIIVAVNKIDKPEANPDRVKQELTQYGLVAEEWGGDTVFVNISALKKEGLDQLLEMVLLVADLQDLKANPKARPRGTVIEAKLDRGRGPVATVLVQNGTLRVGDIVVAGTTYGRVRAMTNDLGKRIKEAGPSTPVEIQGLGEVPSAGDLFVVYDDERAARQLVQKRANREKAEQMQTTARVTLDDLYRQIQEGNVKELNVIVKADVQGSVEAIVGSIEKIDVAGVRVKVIHRGVGAITESDVALANASNAIIIGFQVRPDANAARLAEEHKVDIRLYRVIYDVTAELESAMKGLLEPEFKEVVLGHAEVRQVFHISKVGTVAGCYVTDGKLARDAECRLVRNGVVVYEGKLDSLKRFKDDVREVASGFECGLTLERFNDIKVGDVVEAFKMEAVKPE from the coding sequence CGCGGAGGCGCAGTACCGCAATGGCGGATGGCGGGATGGCGCGCGGAAGAGTGGGCAGGACACCGCGACGGGAACCCAGGCACCGGCTCGGCCGGGGCGTCCGGATGCAGACCGCAGCAACGGACGAGCTGCGGCGGCGGGTGCGGGGGCCGCGGCCGAGCCGGCGGGCCGTCCTTCCGCGCCGGCAGGGGCCGCGCCCGTGTCGGCTGCTTCCGTACCCGCGGACCGGGGGGACCGTCCGGCAGGGGGGGTGGCGGCCTCGCGGATGGACGCGGGCCGCATGGGCGATACACGCGCCCAGACCGGTGTTCGCCCTGGGTTGGAACGTGCCGACCGGCCGGGTCAGGATCGGAATGGACGCGGGTCAGACCGCAATGGGGGCGACCGCGGTGGCCGCGCGCACGAACGCAACGGAGGGGATCGTGGCGGCCATGACCGCCCTGCACAGGATCGCGGTGGCTACGACCGCGCTGCCCGTCCCGCGAGTGCAGGCGGCCGCAGTGCGGTGCAAGGCGGGAGCGCTGGCTCGGACCGCGGCCCCCGCGGAGGATACGACCGCGACCGAGGCTCCGGCGGGCGGCCCGCAGGACGGGGTCCGAACGGTGGCGCGGGCGGCTCCGGCGGGGATCGCGGCCCGCGCGGCGGCTTCGGTGGCCCTGGCGGTGACCGGGGGCGCGGCGGCCGGTCCGGCAGCTTCGTAGAAGGCCGGGATCGCGGCGCGCGGGGCGGCTTCGGCGGCGGCTTTGGCGGGGCCCGCGGTGGCGGCCGACCGGGCGGCTTTGGCGGCGGAGCGGGCCGGGGTCCTGCAGCGGTGGCCCAGAAACCGGTGAGCCCTGCGTCGAAGGCCAAGGAGAAGGAGCGCGAGCGCGGGCACAAGGACTTCGACCGCGATCGCAAGGAGCGCTTCAACGAGGAGAAGCTGGTCCAGCGGTCCGGCGGCCGGCGTCGCGCCGGTAGCAACGGCCGTGCCGATGTGCCGAGTCAGGTGACCGTCGAGGGACCGATGACCGTCGGTGAGTTCGCCAAACTGTTGCATCGCGAGGCCTCGGAGATCATCAAGAAGCTCTTGTTCCTCGGCGTCATGGCGACCATCAACCAGCAGATCGACACCGACGCCATGGAACTCATCGCCGATGAATACGGGGTGGAGCTGGTCGTCAAGGAGCCGGTCGACGAAGAGGCCCTCGACATGCTGGTCGAGGCCGACAATCCGGAGGACCTAGTGCCCCGGCCGCCGGTGGTCACCATCATGGGCCACGTCGACCACGGCAAGACGACCCTGCTGGACGCCATCCGCAAGAGCCGCGTCGTGGCGACGGAGGCCGGGGGCATCACGCAGCACATCGGCGCGTACCAGGTCGAGGTCGGCGGACGAAAGATCACGTTCCTCGACACGCCAGGTCACGAGGCGTTCACCACGATGCGAGCGCGCGGGGCCCAGGTGACGGACATCACCATCCTGGTGGTCGCCGCAGACGACGGGGTGATGCCGCAGACGGTGGAGGCCATCAACCACGCCAAGGCGGCCAACGTGCCGATCATCGTGGCGGTGAACAAGATCGACAAGCCGGAGGCCAACCCGGACCGGGTGAAGCAGGAGTTGACCCAATACGGCCTGGTGGCCGAGGAATGGGGCGGCGACACGGTGTTCGTCAACATCTCGGCGCTCAAGAAGGAGGGGCTCGATCAGCTCCTCGAGATGGTCCTGTTGGTCGCGGACCTTCAGGATCTCAAGGCCAACCCGAAGGCGCGTCCGCGCGGCACGGTGATTGAGGCAAAGCTCGATCGAGGTCGTGGCCCGGTGGCGACGGTGCTGGTGCAAAACGGCACGCTCCGAGTGGGCGATATCGTCGTGGCCGGTACGACGTATGGCCGGGTTCGGGCGATGACGAACGACCTCGGCAAGCGCATCAAGGAAGCGGGCCCGTCGACCCCGGTGGAGATCCAGGGGCTGGGCGAGGTGCCGAGCGCGGGCGACCTGTTCGTGGTCTACGACGACGAGCGGGCAGCGCGCCAGCTGGTGCAGAAGCGCGCCAATCGCGAGAAGGCGGAACAGATGCAGACCACGGCGCGCGTCACGTTGGACGACCTGTACCGCCAGATCCAGGAGGGCAACGTCAAGGAGCTCAACGTGATCGTCAAGGCGGACGTCCAGGGGTCGGTGGAAGCCATCGTGGGATCCATCGAGAAGATCGACGTCGCGGGCGTACGCGTGAAGGTGATCCACCGCGGTGTCGGCGCCATCACCGAGTCGGATGTGGCCTTGGCCAACGCGTCCAACGCCATCATCATCGGTTTCCAGGTGCGGCCTGACGCCAATGCGGCTCGTTTAGCGGAAGAGCACAAGGTGGACATCCGGCTGTACCGCGTGATCTACGACGTCACCGCAGAGCTCGAGTCGGCCATGAAGGGCCTGCTCGAGCCCGAATTCAAGGAAGTCGTGCTGGGCCACGCGGAGGTTCGCCAGGTGTTCCACATCTCCAAGGTGGGCACCGTCGCCGGTTGTTACGTCACGGACGGCAAATTGGCGCGGGATGCGGAGTGCCGCCTCGTCCGAAACGGGGTCGTGGTGTACGAAGGCAAGCTCGACTCGCTCAAACGGTTTAAGGATGATGTCCGGGAGGTCGCCAGCGGATTCGAATGCGGCCTGACGCTGGAGCGATTCAACGACATCAAGGTCGGTGACGTCGTGGAAGCCTTTAAAATGGAGGCTGTCAAGCCAGAATAA
- the truB gene encoding tRNA pseudouridine(55) synthase TruB produces the protein MPSGVLVLDKPAGLTSHDVVDGVRKVLGTRRVGHAGTLDPDVTGVLVICVGEATRMLEFAAAEEKQYEGVIAFGRATDTDDAAGRVVAEADASRLDEAAVRQAANALVGDVEQTVPLYAAVRVGGKRLYEYARSGEPVEPPVRRVRIDELAVLWFRSGVMAEAGFRVRCSKGTYVRALCRDWGRLAGVPAHMRSLRRTASGHFQIGEAVDFEWWRRSPNPAAYLLPPVEALRGWPRITVTEEEAARLAQGQRVSSGARVPGGSLAACVTPSGELVAVVQVEGPPGARRLRPKKVFWKKER, from the coding sequence TTGCCGTCTGGAGTACTCGTGTTGGACAAGCCGGCAGGTTTGACGTCCCACGACGTGGTGGACGGCGTGCGCAAGGTGTTGGGCACGCGTCGTGTGGGCCATGCGGGGACGCTCGATCCGGACGTCACCGGCGTCCTCGTGATTTGCGTGGGAGAGGCGACTCGGATGTTGGAGTTTGCGGCGGCCGAGGAGAAGCAGTACGAAGGCGTGATCGCCTTTGGGCGGGCGACCGACACAGACGACGCGGCGGGCCGGGTGGTGGCCGAGGCCGACGCGAGTCGGCTCGACGAGGCGGCGGTGCGGCAGGCGGCGAACGCCCTCGTGGGGGATGTCGAACAGACGGTGCCGTTGTACGCGGCGGTGCGCGTGGGCGGCAAGCGCCTCTACGAGTACGCGCGGAGCGGTGAGCCGGTGGAACCCCCGGTACGCCGGGTGCGCATCGACGAATTGGCCGTACTGTGGTTTCGCTCTGGCGTCATGGCGGAGGCGGGCTTCCGCGTGCGCTGTTCCAAGGGCACGTATGTGCGCGCGCTTTGCCGGGATTGGGGCCGGTTGGCCGGCGTTCCTGCCCACATGCGGTCGTTGCGCAGGACCGCGTCCGGCCATTTCCAGATCGGCGAGGCGGTGGACTTCGAATGGTGGCGGCGATCGCCCAACCCGGCGGCGTATCTCTTGCCGCCAGTGGAAGCGCTGCGCGGGTGGCCGCGAATCACCGTGACGGAAGAGGAAGCCGCGAGGCTCGCCCAGGGGCAGCGCGTCTCGTCGGGCGCCCGCGTGCCCGGCGGATCGCTCGCGGCGTGCGTCACCCCCAGCGGCGAGCTGGTGGCGGTGGTGCAGGTGGAAGGGCCGCCGGGAGCGCGGCGGTTGCGTCCGAAGAAAGTATTCTGGAAGAAGGAACGGTAG